One genomic region from Magallana gigas chromosome 3, xbMagGiga1.1, whole genome shotgun sequence encodes:
- the LOC105331577 gene encoding phospholipase A2 isoform X1, whose translation MKLLMIIFVSVFVCQVCGKKGHKKQDPPYKGNVTLFLRSHDMVYTFKVRGRTIKLQRPILNLKEKYENERKKSGKGKSIRSIMSDEELNELRKLIQAPHAISRRDFDVIYPGTKWCGAGDDAATYDDLGTAEEVDMCCREHDHCDMFIEAGQSKYGLTNNGDFTRVSCDCEQTFYDCLSNAQENSFDAAMIGFIYFDVLDPDCIRKRRNCTGYSWWGTCNSWTEVADEYEFGPNELDYIW comes from the exons ATGAAGCTACTAATGATAATTTTTGTCTCCGTTTTTGTTTGCCAGGTATGTGGTAAAAAGGGACACAAGAAACAAGATCCCCCGTACAAGGGAAACGTGACGCTGTTTCTAAGGTCCCACGACATGGTGTACACCTTCAAAGTCCGTGGGAGAACAATCAAGCTGCAGCGACCCATCCTAAA TCTGAAGGAAAAATacgaaaatgaaagaaaaaagagtGGAAAAGGAAAAAGTATACGATCAATTATGAGTGACGAAGAGCTGAATGAATTAAGAAAACTAATCCAAGCTCCCCATGCAATTAGTCGACGGGATTTCGATGTGATTTATccag GAACAAAATGGTGCGGCGCCGGAGATGACGCAGCCACTTACGATGATTTGGGTACGGCAGAGGAAGTTGATATGTGTTGTCGTGAGCATGACCACTGCGACATGTTTATAGAAGCGGGTCAAAGCAAATACGGTTTGACAAATAATGGAGACTTTACAAG ggTATCTTGTGACTGTGAACAAACATTCTATGACTGCCTGTCTAATGCACAGGAGAATTCCTTTGATGCGGCCATGATTGGATTCATATACTTCGATGTTCTCGATCCAGACTGTATCAGAAAGAGAAGAAACTGTACAGGATATTC atggTGGGGTACTTGCAATAGCTGGACAGAAGTTGCAGATGAATATGAATTTGGTCCCAATGAACTAGATTACATTTGGTAG
- the LOC105331577 gene encoding group 3 secretory phospholipase A2 isoform X3: MKLLLVLFVSVFVCLVCGKKGHKKQDPPYKGNVTLFLRSQDMVYTFKVRGRTIKLQRPILNLKEKYENERKKGGKEKSLRSILSDEELKELKNLIQAPHAINLRDYNVIYPGTKWCGTGNDATTYEDLGTAEDVDMCCREHDLCDFKIDAGQSNYGLTNDGSYTRVSCDCEQTFYDCLSNAQENSFDAAMIGFIYFDVLDQDCIRKRRICTGYSWWGTCNSWTEVADEYEFGPNELDYIW, from the exons ATGAAGCTATTGCTTGTATTATTTGTATCCGTGTTTGTTTGTCTTGTTTGCGGGAAAAAGGGACACAAGAAACAAGATCCCCCGTACAAGGGAAACGTGACGCTGTTCCTAAGATCCCAAGACATGGTGTACACCTTCAAAGTCCGTGGGAGAACAATCAAGCTGCAGCGACCTATACTCAA CCTGAAGGAGAAATacgaaaatgaaagaaaaaagggCGGAAAAGAAAAAAGTCTGCGATCAATTTTGAGTGATGAAGAGCTGAAAGAATTAAAGAATCTCATTCAAGCTCCTCATGCAATAAATCTTCGGGATTACAATGTGATTTATCCAG GAACAAAATGGTGCGGAACCGGAAATGACGCAACAACTTATGAAGATTTAGGTACCGCTGAGGACGTTGATATGTGTTGTCGAGAGCATGACCTCTGCGACTTTAAAATAGATGCGGGTCAGAGTAACTACGGATTGACAAATGATGGATCTTATACTAG agTGTCATGTGACTGTGAACAAACCTTCTATGACTGCCTGTCTAATGCACAGGAGAATTCCTTTGATGCGGCCATGATTGGATTCATATACTTCGATGTTCTCGATCAAGACTGTATCAGAAAGAGAAGAATCTGTACAGGATATTC atggTGGGGTACTTGCAATAGCTGGACAGAAGTTGCAGATGAATATGAATTTGGTCCCAATGAACTAGATTACATTTGGTAG
- the LOC105331577 gene encoding group 3 secretory phospholipase A2 isoform X2 codes for MKLLLVLFVSVFVCLVCGKKGHKKQDPPYKGNVTLFLRSQDMVYTFKVRGRTIKLQRPILNLKEKYENERKKGGKEKSLRSILSDEELKELKNLIQAPHAINLRDYNVIYPGTKWCGTGNDATTYEDLGTAEDVDMCCREHDLCDFKIDAGQSNYGLTNDGSYTRVSCDCEQTFYDCLSNAQENSFDAAMIGFIYFDVLDQDCIRKRRICTGYSWWGNCNSWTEVADEYEFAPNELDYIW; via the exons ATGAAGCTATTGCTTGTATTATTTGTATCCGTGTTTGTTTGTCTTGTTTGCGGGAAAAAGGGACACAAGAAACAAGATCCCCCGTACAAGGGAAACGTGACGCTGTTCCTAAGATCCCAAGACATGGTGTACACCTTCAAAGTCCGTGGGAGAACAATCAAGCTGCAGCGACCTATACTCAA CCTGAAGGAGAAATacgaaaatgaaagaaaaaagggCGGAAAAGAAAAAAGTCTGCGATCAATTTTGAGTGATGAAGAGCTGAAAGAATTAAAGAATCTCATTCAAGCTCCTCATGCAATAAATCTTCGGGATTACAATGTGATTTATCCAG GAACAAAATGGTGCGGAACCGGAAATGACGCAACAACTTATGAAGATTTAGGTACCGCTGAGGACGTTGATATGTGTTGTCGAGAGCATGACCTCTGCGACTTTAAAATAGATGCGGGTCAGAGTAACTACGGATTGACAAATGATGGATCTTATACTAG agTGTCATGTGACTGTGAACAAACCTTCTATGACTGCCTGTCTAATGCACAGGAGAATTCCTTTGATGCGGCCATGATTGGATTCATATACTTCGATGTTCTCGATCAAGACTGTATCAGAAAGAGAAGAATCTGTACAGGATATTC ATGGTGGGGTAATTGCAATAGCTGGACAGAAGTTGCTGATGAATATGAATTTGCTCCCAATGAACTAGATTACATCTGGTAG